The sequence below is a genomic window from Felis catus isolate Fca126 chromosome A2, F.catus_Fca126_mat1.0, whole genome shotgun sequence.
TCAAACTGATTACTTTGATTAATCAAGTTAATGACAGACTGGGAGGCAATATTTGCAATTATCTAAAATCAGCACAAGACTTTCATTAGGAACATACAGGGAACTCTAGGAAATCAacgagaaaaaaagaacaacagacaACAGGCCAAGGATAAGGGCAATTTATTAGAAGAAGAAACTCGAGAGGCCAAAAGCACATTGAGGCGTGCTGAAACTCCTTAATACTGAGAAAAACGTCAATTAAATCAAGAAGCCATTTTTCATCTGTTAGATGGGCGAAAACAGATAAAAGCTGCATCTAGTAGGTCTGTTCACAAATGGCTGATAGGAATGCAGAGGGCTGACCAAATGAGATAAAAGTATGGTATCCATGTAAATGTGTGAAGTTGATAAGTGGTTGATAAGTAATAAGTTGATAAGTTGATACTACGGCTACGTAAAGGaatattcttagaaaatacaCACCTACATACTTAGAGACAAGGAGTCACGGTGTATGTTACCCTCAACTGATTCTGAAAAAATGATGCGTGTGTTCCTTGACCTATTTGTATTCGCACAGTGTTCCATAAGTTGGGGGAAACAGAAAGGGATCTAGAGAAACGCCATTGAACGTAAGTTAAATGTACATGCACACAAAACCACAACGTGTATTTTGACGAGACTACGCACAAGCAGAGATACGCACTGGACATACAGGAAAGGCTGGAAGgacggggaggggaggatggCAGTGGGGCATGGACAGAAGCAGGAAGAGGTAACTTAACTGAACAATTCGTAACAAATCAGGGAGGACCTGTGACCACAGAAGGCCTTGAACAGCAGGAGCAACCCACCATCCCCGCCATCCCTGCCATCTAAGGAAAAACGCCCTCGGAAAGCAGACAGGTCAGACTAAATTCCAGCTTCCCACACACCCAGAAACACCATCTGTGTGACCCTCTTCAGAACACACCCTCCCAGGAGCTGAGGTTTTCCTGGCGCAGGGGCTCACCCTCCCCACCTGgtatggaattgttttctttataacctggaggagaaaagggggaaCAGAAACGAAGGAAGAGGTCATGAATCGGTTAATTTGTTCATTCGCCAAATATTCCCTCCCCTCTCATTCCAttcccagcctggagcccgaggccagggaggggacagagcgTATCCAACAGATACCGGCTGTATGTGCCCTCTAGGAACACCCTGTCCAGCAGGGGAGACAGGAGTAAACACACACAGTCGCCTGTGTGCGATCAGTGCAGGGACCAGGTCACACGTGTCAGGGGAGCCCAGAAGAAGCGGTGGACAAGGACGCTTCTGAGAAGAAGGGTGATTGTGCCAGGTCTTAAAGATGAAAAGAAGGTAAAACAGAAAAGTGACAATGACATTCCGTGCGAAAGAAACACCACGGTGTGTGCCAGAGCCTCCAGAGGATAAAGGACAAGGCTCTATGATGACAAGAAATGATGCCATGGAGGAAAGTCGGGGTCAGTCACGGAGGGGGGGAGGCTCAGAAGCCAGGCCGAGAAGCCAAGAGACcctctgggaggagggaggccggAGGAAGGGTGACATGGTCAGGCTTCTGTTGTGAAGAGGAAGTAGGAAGATGACCGACCAGGCGGTGAGATCCCACCAGAGGCTCCGCAGGACACAGGCAAGAAAAGAGGCGGTCTAAATGAGGAAGTGGCAGTGAGAACACGCATggagagctggatgtggggtgCGGGCAGATGGCTAGGTCTTGGGTAACCCCCACTTTCGGATTTTAGGGAACAACGCCTCCTATCCACCGAGTTGAGGAGAACAGAATAAGAGAACCCAGTCTGTGGTCAGATGAGAGCCTCAGCTTTGGACCCCAAGGAGTTGGGAGCAAGGGAGTTACCCTGAGGCAGAGAAGAATCAGGAGTCATGGCTGGAGAAACCAAGGGACTGGAAAAGGTGAAAACGGAGGAAGTGGTAGAAAAGTCAGGGACAAGGACAGAGGCATGGCCGGAAAGGCTACGGATTAcgggagaagggaggaagcagTGAAGGCAGCACCAAGTGGAAACTGTTACTTGGAGAAACCTGGCAGTGAGGGGAAGGCGCGGGGAGAGGCAGCTcagcagacagggagggagaggttggAGACCTCCAAGAAAATGACCGAGCAGCGCGGCGCGGGTCCAGAGCAGGGTCAGCATCCTGACCTTGAACAGGAGGTGTATCTCTGATTGATAAAGAAAGGGTGGGGGGGCTGAATAGTGGGGTTcggaggggcccctgggggctggAGGCACTCAAGGAGAACAGCACCTGGGGGCCTGCGTCTTCGGAGGACAAGAGGGGCGCCAACGGGAGGAGTGGGCCGGGGGCAGAAGAGGGGGACGTGGCATCCCGGTTTCAGCGCACGGAGACCACGCGCCTCTGGCCTGCAGGTCCTGCGCAGCGGCCTGGGGTCTGGGAGGCCAGACCGCGCCTGGGAGGGCGGCTCGGTCTCGGCCACCAGGCCCGCGTGGACTGAGGAGGAAGTGGCTGCGCATCGAGAGAGAGGAAATGCAGGGGGTTCTCCGCCCTGCAGGTCCCCAGGAGGCGGCAGGGCGGGTGGCACCTGAGGGAGGCCAGGGCGGCAGGAGGCTGGCGCCATCCTGAGGGGTGGCGGTGGAGGGCGGGTGACGGTGGGGAGGCGGGGTCCTCAGAGTCCCAGGTAGCCAAAGAGGGGGCCAGGCCGAGGGGCCGCCCTCaagggggggggtgctgggaggggcagagcggggactggggagggggaggtggcagaGGACACGCGGACACACGGAACGCACGGCCGCGGAGGAGGCGCAGCCTCACCCGAGTTcagcagcggcggcagcagcagcagcaggaggaggcgGCGGCTCAGGCCCCAGGGCCCCGAGGCTCCAGCGCAGCTGAGCGGCGGCGAGGCGGCCATGAGGCCCGGGAGGTGCCACCTGCAGGCCCAGGCACGCGGCGCCGCGAGTCCCGACACGTGAGGGCGCCCCTGACGCACGAGGGCGCCCCCAGCACGTGACGGGGGTCCGGTCACGTGATGGGGCCCCCAGCACGTGACAACGCGCCAAGCCTTCCCCGACGCCCGCGGGCGCGTTTCCGGCATCTGCGCTGGCACACCTCGTGCCTCTTCCTCGAAAATGACCTCGGAGCCCCTGATCTGTGATTGCCCCCCGGGTGGCCAAGCCCATGAAAACATTCCCAATTGCTTTAAGCTGGTGACAGCGTCCCCCCCAGTCTGGGTAGTGAAGGCCCGCCCGAATTGCCAGGACCTGTGAGGCCACCTGGTCGCCCAGCCTCTGACCGCACCCTTGGTCCCCTCCCCGGGCTCGGCGCATTCGAAAGGCTGACAATTTATATTGATTTGAGAGTCTGAAAAGATACAGAAAGCACAAGAAAGGAACATTAAGGCTAGGCAACCCGGGAAGGCATCTTTAGGGAAGTGGCATTTGAGCTGGACCTATGACTGGAACAAGGACTCTTGGGGAAGTCGTGAGAAGGAAATACATGCCTCCTCTTCCACAGACCATCAAGGGAATGGTCTTGAAAGAGATGATGGCGTATACCGGGCCTTGGGCCTTCACAGAGCATTTTCCCAGAAGGATATGGTCTCTGCATCCGCTGGGTGTGACAGAGATTGGGACCTGACCACTAAGATTCCACCTTCTCTTGTCTAGTTGGGGGATGAGGGGAGGGGTCCAGCTCCAGGGACCACATTCCCCTGCCTGGTATCTAAGGGGGTCCACATAATGAGTTCCCATGACTAGCAGGTGAGTAGAAGTGATGTGTGTCACTTACATGTCAAGGCAGTCAAGAGGAGGCTGCCTTCTCTCCTCCTGTTAATGACAGCAGCGTTCTCCAGAGCAGCAGAGGCAGTGCCTGGAACTTGTTAGAGATGTggttctcaggccccaccccacacctaCAGGACTACAAACTCTAGGAGTGGAACCAGcgatctgcattttaacaagctctccggGGAAATCTGATGCAGTTAAAACATGAACCACAGGGCTGAGTGGAGCCTTAAGATGGGGGAAAAGATACCTGCCGACCAAGAACACTTGATTAAGATGTTTTAGGAAGAAGAAGTTAAATTTATTGGGTTAACCCATTTATATTCAGTGGCTTCTTAAAGCCGATGGTTCAATACTTATTAATAAGCTCGGTCCCAACCCCAACCTTCCTCCCACAACATATAGGATTGACACGGACTGCCCTCTGAGCCCACGGATATATGGGATCTAAAACATTGACCCCTGGAAGGACAGGGGACAGGAGACTGGGAGGAGTTGatcagaagccagacacagacagagagatgCTGGGACACTGGACCAGAGAATAAGGGTAATGAACCAGTGCCTCTGACACCGAATCtcccttgccttcctccctctgagAGTACAAATGCTTGTTAATAAAATGGGCAGCGATAGCAGCaagtggaagaagcagaagagaaggaaTATTTCTCATGCTCTAACTTCCTTCCTGCTTCCAGTTTTGGTCTCTTGTGATCCTCTCTTCTGAGCTCCAGGGGCTGGTAATTAAGCTACAAAGCTCCGGGCAAACATACTGAGTCCGGGGAGCAGGACCCAGCGAGCTAAAACCATGCAGAGGACTCCCACCCGAGCAGGTGGGGACTTAACGGCTCCCTCAAGGGCTCCGTGAAAACCACGAATAGTTTCTTTGCCACATGGGAAACTAGTTTCTCTACAGAGTATGTCATAGGCAACCCCACAACATTCAGGAGACCGGAACTTCAGAACAAATAAGAATGCACcgcaaatgtttattcattggcATCTAACATCTCCACACTCCTTAATGTCTCCACACGACTTGGGGTGAGCCTGGACGTGGCCACTGGGTACTCAAGAAAGGGGGCCCCATCGCGGGGCTGCCCCAGCAGGATCCAGGTGGATCCGCACTGGGTAGGGGGGAACTTCGCCCAGTCCCAGACACCTGGGTCGGATGTGGAACCCCCGGGCCTCAGACCTCACCAGGGCCGTGGTGACACCGCCTGGCTCTCTCTGCACAATCACCAAGCTCACTCTCAGGTGAAAGCCTGAGACCACAGCCAGGTGGAATGCTGTCTCACTGCTCGTGAGGTCTCTTCTTTGGTAGAGGCTCTCCAAGGCATCAGGGAAGCACAGGGCTCCAGCTGGCAGATCGGCTGCCTCCTTCCCGGCAGGCAGAGCACAGCCAAGGTGTGGGTGTGGCCGAGGCAGGTGACTGGGGCATCAGGCTGGGACACTTTCAGGGCTCCGGGCTTACTGCCCCTCTCTACTGGGTAGCTCCCTACAGGGTCAGTGGATCCCAACCAGCATTGGAGGAAAGGGCAATGAGGAGGAGGGGCCTCGTGTGAGAGTCAGAAACAGGAGGGGAGTGGGCGGGGGTGATCACGGGGCCACCAGGATGCCCAGGGGCAGCACCACGCACAGAAGTATGAAGAAGTCTGCTGAGTCCCAACAGCAAGCCTGACTCAAGTGATCAATGACCCAGTCCTTGTAGAAACTAACTTCTGTATAAACTCCGGGAAAATTTCTGCGACCACAGCCAAAGCCCCAGCTCACAATCCCCACCTGGACCCATGTTTCATTAAATTCACAGGCCATGGGGCCCCCAGAATCTCcctggagaaagaggagaaaaaaaaaaacacagggatGAAACAAATCAGTATCAGAACTGACTGATTACACTGCAGGGCCTGGGGAGACGGGCACGCATGGGGTTTCCCTGGGCTTCCACCAGCCCTAGGTTTCTGGGGATATCAGATCCGAGAGTTGAAAACGTGAGCAAACAAAATGCGTATACACACTCAAAAAATCGTGTACAAAATATAAGCCAAGGAAATGGACACACTCTGAGGTAATCATAATGAGTGAAGTCTTCACCCAAGTATGGCCTGTCACATTAGAAGGGGTTCAAAACACGTGACTGGCATTACTGGTATTTTCTGCCTGAATCGCCCGTCCTCTCCCAGCTCCCTGCAGGCAGCGCAGGTCCTACTGAAGGATCCAGTCGGGCCAGCCTGGCCTTGGCAGTGTGTCCCCTGGAACCCCCTTGACTTGACTGAAGGGTGACCGGAGGTGCTGGTGGATAACACGGGCCCCACTGCCCGTGAAAGAGGAAACTGTGGTGGAACAAGATGCTAAGATAGCGAGGGCCCGTGAACTGACCTGGCAGGTGTCCTTTCCTCGGGAACTGTAACCACAGACAGCCCCTTTTTTCACTAGGTCACTACCACTTTCCATCTGTTCCTTGAGTGCCCTATTGCACTCCTCGTAACGTACAACGTTTAGCTTGGCCTCCTGAAGTTGTTCCGGAGCATCTTCGGGTTTATCTATAGAGAAGATTTAGGAGTTGGTGGATCTGCCTAGCAGACCAAAACCAGAGCCTCGGGTGTCCATTCTTG
It includes:
- the LOC101094990 gene encoding serine protease 45 isoform X2 — its product is MFLSCAFCIFSDSQININCQPFECAEPGEGTKGAVRGWATRWPHRSWQFGRAFTTQTGGDAVTSLKQLGMFSWAWPPGGQSQIRGSEVIFEEEARGVPAQMPETRPRASGKAWRVVTCWGPHHVTGPPSRAGGALVRQGRPHVSGLAAPRAWACRWHLPGLMAASPPLSCAGASGPWGLSRRLLLLLLLPPLLNSGYKENNSIPGGEGEPLRQENLSSWEVCGRPWWSEDLDMTRHWPWEVSLRLENEHICGGALIDLSWVVTAAHCIQGTKEYSVILGTPKLKPVDFPKGVSIPVKDIIMHPKYWGRTFITGDIALLQLQTPAIFGEYVQPICLPEASYNLKVGTQCWVTGWGQPTPR
- the LOC101094990 gene encoding probable threonine protease PRSS50 isoform X3; the protein is MFLSCAFCIFSDSQININCQPFECAEPGEGTKGAVRGWATRWPHRSWQFGRAFTTQTGGDAVTSLKQLGMFSWAWPPGGQSQIRGSEVIFEEEARGVPAQMPETRPRASGKAWRVVTCWGPHHVTGPPSRAGGALVRQGRPHVSGLAAPRAWACRWHLPGLMAASPPLSCAGASGPWGLSRRLLLLLLLPPLLNSGYKENNSIPGGEGEPLRQENLSSWEVCGRPWWSEDLDMTRHWPWEVSLRLENEHICGGALIDLSWVVTAAHCIQGE